A part of Synchiropus splendidus isolate RoL2022-P1 chromosome 19, RoL_Sspl_1.0, whole genome shotgun sequence genomic DNA contains:
- the LOC128751184 gene encoding uncharacterized protein LOC128751184, producing MEGNLEAVSCEVEALRVKTEMADENASALALSSQAPHASCGDTEEGGLDPAAEVMDAAELTATPTTAPVLLSSANVSAPADKTFTSGFEFSSKAVFSLIEAVGRRWFHYETRERSQLFQSVHEEMASKGHTVPVDKIRRKWNNLIVTYKRVKDRSRETGQAKTSWEFFDAMDATLGDTIGAIIMNNNKREPYPKTKMVVKVPQQTTTATVVRPSTDAVTVTPIISTATSASTFTSKGELKPLIILKTNPVKTSVVPSQPFITSPALTEVTTLSPSTGSTTHATDLNTLRLLTRKTPTIPSGVLPLRLSNNQKIITLPTLKPTSPRLSASLATAPPPAAERPKATVEQNSDVMLQEVLKRQKEQAHLERVTRRKREVREKRRERREIRMAESLSRIATAMELLSSKQDTVIALLQRLADRKC from the exons ATGGAGGGCAACCTGGAGGCGGTTAGCTGCGAGGTCGAGGCGCTGCGTGTGAAGACGGAGATGGCGGACGAGAACGCGTCTGCGCTCGCGCTGAGCAGCCAGGCTCCGCATGCGTCCTGCGGAGATACCGAAGAAGGAGGACTGGATCCGGCAGCGGAGGTGATGGACGCGGCTGAGCTGACAGCGACCCCGACCACGGCGCCTGTGCTGCTGT CATCAGCGAACGTGTCCGCTCCAGCAGACAAGACCTTCACGTCGGGTTTCGAATTCTCCTCCAAGGCAGTCTTCAGTCTGATCGAGGCGGTGGGCCGGCGATGGTTCCACTACGAGACCAGAGAACGTTCTCAGCTCTTCCAGAGTGTTCACGAAGAGATGGCTTCTAAAGGCCACACGGTTCCTGTCGACAAGATCCGCCGCAAGTGGAACAACCTGATCGTCACCTACAAGCGGGTGAAGGACCGCAGCCGGGAGACGGGGCAGGCCAAGACCTCGTGGGAGTTCTTTGAC GCCATGGACGCCACGCTGGGCGACACCATCGGCGCCATcatcatgaacaacaacaaaagagagCCGTACCCCAAGACCAAGATGGTGGTGAAAGTCCCTCAGCAGACCACCACGGCCACCGTCGTCCGTCCCAGCACCGACGCTGTGACCGTCACGCCGATCATCAGCACCGCCACTTCAGCCTCAACTTTCACTTCCAAGGGAGAGCTCAAACCCCTGATCATCCTCAAAACCAACCCAGTTAAAACCAGCGTGGTGCCCTCTCAGCCTTTCATCACCTCGCCTGCCTTGACAGAAGTCACCACACTGTCGCCCTCCACTGGATCCACCACTCACGCCACCGACCTCAACACTTTACGCCTTTTAACACGGAAAACGCCCACCATCCCCTCCGGAGTCCTGCCGCTCCGCCTCAGCAACAACCAAAAAATCATCACCCTCCCGACCTTGAAACCCACTTCCCCCCGCCTCAGTGCCTCCTTGGCCACTGCGCCACCTCCCGCCGCAGAGAGGCCGAAAGCTACGGTGGAGCAGAACAGCGACGTGATGTTACAAGAGGTCTTGAAGAGGCAAAAGGAGCAAGCTCACCTGGAGCGAGTGACTCGACGTAAGCGTGAAGtcagggagaagaggagggagagaagggagATCCGGATGGCAGAGTCCCTCAGCCGGATAGCTACTGCCATGGAGCTTCTCTCCTCAAAACAGGACACCGTCATCGCGCTCCTCCAGAGACTCGCCGACCGGAAATGTTGA
- the LOC128751186 gene encoding guanine nucleotide-binding protein G(I)/G(S)/G(O) subunit gamma-13-like isoform X1 produces the protein MGHKRSRKVPRRAAAMDEMDLPQMKKEVESLKYQLAFKREKSSKTVTDLVKWIEDGVPEDPFLNPELMKNNPWVEKGKCILL, from the exons ATGGGACACAAACGCA GTCGGAAGGTTCCACGCCGAGCTGCAGCCATGGACGAGATGGACCTGCCGCAGAtgaagaaggaggtggagaGCCTGAAGTACCAGCTGGCCTTCAAGAGAGAGAAGTCCTCCAAAACGGTGACCGA TTTGGTCAAGTGGATCGAGGACGGCGTCCCCGAGGACCCCTTCTTGAACCCGGAGCTGATGAAGAACAACCCCTGGGTGGAGAAAGGGAAGTGCATTCTCCTCTAG
- the LOC128751186 gene encoding guanine nucleotide-binding protein G(I)/G(S)/G(O) subunit gamma-13-like isoform X2 yields the protein MDEMDLPQMKKEVESLKYQLAFKREKSSKTVTDLVKWIEDGVPEDPFLNPELMKNNPWVEKGKCILL from the exons ATGGACGAGATGGACCTGCCGCAGAtgaagaaggaggtggagaGCCTGAAGTACCAGCTGGCCTTCAAGAGAGAGAAGTCCTCCAAAACGGTGACCGA TTTGGTCAAGTGGATCGAGGACGGCGTCCCCGAGGACCCCTTCTTGAACCCGGAGCTGATGAAGAACAACCCCTGGGTGGAGAAAGGGAAGTGCATTCTCCTCTAG
- the rad23aa gene encoding RAD23 homolog A, nucleotide excision repair protein a, translating into MQITLKTLQQQTIQIEIDPEQTVKALKEKIEAERGKDNFPVSGQKLIYAGKILQDDTPIKDYKIDEKNFVVVMVSKAKPTAAASPPTTSEAPKPPAQESAPTTTTTTTSTTAPAAPTPAPEPDPPVCPQPASQPASSGEGSQGLDASSALVTGAEYEVMLTEIMSMGYERERVVAALRASFNNPHRAVEYLLTGIPSSPVQESNPPAQAPSSGPADPLSLAEGDNPLAFLRTQPQFMHMRQAIQQNPGLLPTLLQQLGRENPQLLQQISQHQQLFIQMLNEPIGEGGDVPEVAEMGAAGEEGAPVNYIQVTPQEKEAIERLKALGFPEALVIQAYFACEKNENLAANFLLNQGADED; encoded by the exons ATGCAGATCACACTAAagactctgcagcagcagacgaTCCAGATCGAGATAGACCCTGAACAAACG GTGAAGGCTTTGAAAGAGAAGATAGAGGCGGAGAGAGGGAAAGATAACTTCCCCGTCTCTGGGCAGAAGCTGATATACGCCGGGAAGATCCTGCAGGATGACACGCCCATCAAGGACTACAAAATAGACGAGAAGAACTTCGTAGTAGTAATGGTGTCGAAG GCAAAACCAACAGCTGCCGCCTCACCTCCGACCACCTCAGAAGCCCCAAAACCCCCCGCGCAGGAGTCCGCCCCGACGACAACAACCACCACCACATCCACAACAGCACCCGCCGCTCCAACCCCCGCCCCGGAGCCAGACCCCCCAGTGTGTCCGCAGCCCGCCAGCCAGCCAGCGAG CTCTGGAGAAGGCAGCCAGGGCCTGGACGCCTCCTCTGCCCTCG tgacgGGAGCTGAGTACGAGGTCATGCTGACGGAGATCATGTCCATGGGCTACGAGCGGGAGCGTGTGGTGGCGGCGCTGCGGGCCAGCTTCAACAACCCCCACCGGGCGGTGGAGTACCTGCTGACT GGCATCCCCAGCAGCCCGGTCCAGGAAAGCAACCCTCCGGCTCAGGCGCCGTCCTCCGGGCCCGCGGACCCCCTGTCTCTGGCTGAAG GAGACAACCCCCTGGCCTTCCTGCGGACCCAGCCCCAGTTCATGCACATGAGGCAGGCCATCCAGCAGAACCCGGGCCTGCTGCCcaccctgctgcagcagctgggccGAGAGAACCCTCAGCTCCTGCAG CAAATCAGCCAGCACCAGCAGCTGTTCATCCAGATGTTGAACGAGCCCATCGGCGAGGGCGGAGACGTGCCTGAGGTGGCAGAGATGGGGGCGGCCGGAGAGGAAGGAGCGCCCGTCAACTACATCCaggtcacacctcaggagaagGAAGCCATCGAGAGG TTAAAAGCGCTGGGTTTCCCGGAGGCCCTGGTGATCCAAGCCTACTTCGCCTGCGAGAAGAACGAGAACCTGGCGGCCAACTTCCTCCTCAACCAGGGAGCGGACGAAGACTGA